In the Paramormyrops kingsleyae isolate MSU_618 chromosome 6, PKINGS_0.4, whole genome shotgun sequence genome, one interval contains:
- the LOC111855767 gene encoding uncharacterized protein, translating to MNGPRRWTAVMAASVLLLCYGVIGDTSTPTPSAPLGSTHVSALPASATPPGSFVSPTVAKTTVLPDPAISTMPSATKPGTSTLKVGSTVVLPAEPAGSTGTDMEKATSTQAAERSKDFIINQTNMTVQKNPKQSEPVLQDEHRCMDKDAMKDQSVVMLTLNSTKTCDELKDILNKIGAELCNSCKFNIFQEDTIVFVGGKHVEADPVGMAEKFSSENVKNQLNLGQAKALWGKTSPTVLVSLLLVGLLLAALLIAGYCLKGRWMGRAKGKRLAEEPCQTHEDNECQSVSVTPLNPSEAQEKPTVNGESPDGGKNQPAPATTNGHSAAKSAVADTEL from the exons ATGAATGGACCCCGCAGATGGACGGCCGTCATGGCTGCCAGCGTTTTGTTGCTGTGCT ATGGAGTTATCGGTGATACCTCCACACCGACACCTTCTGCTCCCCTGGGCAGCACACATGTTTCAGCGTTACCTGCGTCTGCGACGCCACCTGGCTCCTTTGTGTCTCCCACTGTCGCAA AGACAACAGTCTTACCCGACCCAGCCATAAGCACGATGCCTAGTGCCACCAAACCGGGCACATCGACCCTGAAAGTGGGGAGCACCGTTGTGCTTCCTGCGGAGCCGGCAGGCAGCACAGGCACCGACATGGAGAAAgctacaagcacacaggctgcAGAAAGGAGCAAGGACTTCATAATCAATCAGACAAATATGACAGTGCAAAAGAATCCAAAGCAGAGTGAACCTGTG CTGCAGGACGAGCACAGATGCATGGACAAGGACGCCATGAAAGACCAGAGCGTGGTGATGCTGACTTTAAACAGCACGAAAACCTGC GACGAACTTAAAGACATACTCAACAAAATCGGAGCAGAACTGTGCAACAGCTGCAAATTTAATATATTCCAGGAAGATACAATAGTTTTTGTCGGAGGCAAACACGTCGAAG CTGATCCAGTAGGCATGGCTGAGAAATTCAGTTCTGAAAACGTTAAAAATCAG CTGAATCTGGGGCAGGCCAAGGCCCTCTGGGGAAAGACTTCACCCACGGTGCTGGTGTCCCTGCTGCTGGTTGGCCTTCTACTGGCCGCCCTGCTCATCGCCGGGTACTGCCTGAAGGGTCGCTGGATGGGCAGAGCCAAGGGAAAGAGACTG GCTGAGGAGCCCTGTCAGACACACGAGGACAATGAGTGCCAATCAGTATCGGTGACGCCCCTCAACCCGTCAGAGGCCCAGGAGAAGCCCACCGTCAACGGGGAGTCCCCAGATGGGGGCAAGAACCAGccagcccccgccaccaccaACGGTCACTCTGCGGCAAAGAGTGCCGTGGCTGACACAGAGCTGTGA